TCCCGTGCGCATCGACACAGTTGTGATCTCGACCCAGCACGATCCGGACGCATCCCACGAACAGATTCGCAAGGACATCATCGAGCAGGTGATCCACCCCGGCCTGCCCTCCAAGATGATCGACAACGACACGATCTTCCACGTCAATCCAACCGGGCGCTTCGTGGTCGGTGGGCCCATGGGCGATGCCGGTCTCACGGGCCGCAAGATCATCGTCGACACCTACGGTGGTATGGGACGCCACGGTGGCGGGGCGTTCTCCGGCAAGGATCCTTCGAAGGTCGATCGGAGTGCCGCGTACGCCTCGCGCTACGTAGCCAAGAACCTGGTCAAGGCCGGCGTTGCGACTCGCTGCGAGGTGCAACTCGCCTACGCGATCGGAGTGGCCGAGCCCGTTTCAATTCGGGTCGATCACTTCGGTACCGGCAGCATGAATCACTCGCAACTCGAGCAGCTGGTCCGCAAGCACTTTGACCTCACCCCGCGTGGCATCGATGAAGCCCTCAATCTGCGGCGCCCGATTTATCGAGCGACCTCTTACCACGGTCACTTCGGTCGCGAAGATGCCGGCTTTCCGTGGGAAGAGACCGACAAGGCGGAAGCGATCGCGAACGATCTGTAGGAATCGCTGGGTACCCCAAGTCCTGCGGTCGTCATTGCCGATCCCCCGCCGCACTCCCCTTAGGAACCAGTCGATTGACTTTGCGACGTGACGCGCTCGTCGTGCGGTTTGCTTGCGCGGTGGTGTTCGCGCTGGCTGGCCAGGGTGTGGCCTGGGCCGGGTCGGATGATTCGCGGCCGGTGCGCGTCAGGATCGCCGAGAAGCAGCAGCGAGTCTCGATCGTGGATGCGGTGGGAACCACGCTTTGGCTGGTGGCCGATCGGTCAGACACGATCACGGTGAACGGCAAGCTGGCAGGTCCGCTCTGGCGCAGTCGGGACCGTGCTGGGATCGCGGGCCCTTTTCGCTTGGCGACTCGCCCCGGCGGCGAAAAATTCGAGTTGCGCGGTCATTTGGAAGTGCATCGAAGCCCCGCCGGTCTTTTGGTGATCAACGAAGTTTCTCTGGAAAATTATGTAGTTGGGACCCTAGGCGGCGAGATGTATGCGTCCTGGGAACCCGCCGCGCTGCAGGCCCAGGCCGTGGCTTGCCGCAGCTACGCGCTGTACCAGATCGCCGCGCAGCAGGGCGGACGATTCGATCTCGGCGCCGACGTCCTCAGCCAGCGGTATCTGGGGATTCGGGGCGAATCGGACGCGGCCTGGACCGCGGTGAGGGCCACCACAGGTGTCATCATCGGCTACGCTGGGCGCCCGGCGCTGGCGGCCTTCCATTCGGCTTCGGGTGGACGGACTGCAAGTGCCAGCGAAGTCTGGGGGACTTCGATTCCGTATTTGAGAAGCTTGCCAGTCGCGAACGAGGACAATTCACCGGATACCTATTGGCGCGCAACAATTTCCGGCAAAACCCTTGGTCGTGCCCTGGCCCAACTCGGACACGAGATCGGCTCGATCGAAGACGCCGTTGTCGTAAAGCGGTCTCCGAGCGGTCGCGTTGGCAAGTTGAGGTTTCGGGGCACCCACGGGCGTGCGACAGTCACCGGGCGCGAATTACGACAGCTGCTCGGCGGCACCACAATCAAGAGCACCCGATTCGAGGTGCGTTGGGATAAGGGCGAGATGATCTTCGCGGGTTCGGGCAGCGGCCATGGCGTGGGGATGAGCCAGTGGGCGGCCCAGGCCATGGCGGAAGAAGGCGCAGACTATCGAGAGATCTTAGGGACTTTCTATCCCGGGACGAGCCTGCTCACAGTCGAAGAACAAGGACGGCGGTTTGCAATTCTACCCGTCGGGGCACAATCCAGGGTAGAACAGGAAACGATCATGCACGACGACAAGCACGATGAAAAGAAGGGAGATCGACCGAGATGAACTTCTACCCGACGCTGCCCATGGAGGCGGCAGCCGCACAGGGTGGGAGCATTCCATTCTTTCTGCCCATGATCTTGATTGGGCTGATTTTCTATTTCCTCGTAATTCGTCCTCAAAACAAGAAACAGAAGGATCACGACGCTGCACTCAAGACCGCGGGGAAGGGCGACCTGGTCGTGAGCCGGGGCGGACTCCACGGCAAAGTCGTATCCGTCGGTGATGACACCTTCGTGATCGAAGTCGGTACGGTCAAGGGAAGTGCGCTCAAAGTCACGGTGGATCAGAGAAGCATTGAAAAACTCACCAAGGCTGGTGCCGGGGTGAGTGACGCGAAGGGCAAGGGGGGCGGAGGATCGTGAGTTCGCTGAATGTACGTATTGTGCTGGTCGGCGCATTGGTGCTGTTGTTTTCGTTTATCACGGCTTCTAACTTCATCGACAAAGAGCAGCGCCTTGCAAGCCCATTCTGGCCGGACAACGGTCTGCGACTGGGGCTAGATCTCCAGGGCGGGATCCACTGGGTGGTCGGGGTGGAATTGGATGTTGCGATCCAGCACGAGCTCGAGTTTCAACGCGACGGCATGGCGAACTTTCTCGAAGAAGATGGCGTCGTGCTGACGTCCAAGCGCCTCGAAGAAGGGCGATTGATTCTCGTCGCGGGCAGCGACGAGGACGCAGCCAAAATCCGGGACTACGCGAGCAAGACCGGGATCCTCAACGAAGAGGGCAGCGAGGGCAACGAGCTGAGCTTTGTGCTCACCGACGATTGGACCCGGGAAATACGCGAGCGCACCATGGCCCAGGTGCTCGAGGTGTTGCGCCGTCGCATCGACGATCCCGTGCGCGGGATCCCTGATTCAGTGGTGACCCGCCAGGGCAAGGATCGGGTTCTGGTGCAGATCCCGGGTGGCCAGATCGATCGGGGCCGCGCGGCCAAGTTGCTGAAGAGCACGGGTTTTCTCGAATTCAAAATCGTGCTCGACAGCGCGGGCAGCGAGCAGGCTTTGCTGGAGAAGTACCCGAACGGTCTGCCCGAGGACCAGATGATCGCGACCGAAACCGATGCCGAGAGCAATCAAGTCGTTGTTGCTTATTTGGTACGCAAGACACCGGACCTTACCGGAGACTACCTGGTCGACGCGCGGGTGGGCTTCGACCAGAGGCAGCGTTCGTTGGTCAACTTCACCTTCAATGCTGAAGGGGGCCGAATCTTCGGCGATCTGACCGAGGCGAATATTCAAAAACCCTTGGCGATCATTCTGGACAACAACGTCTACAGCGCTCCCATGATTCAGAGCCGCATCAGCATGCGCGGCCAGATTACTGGACGCTTCACCTCTCAAGATGCGGCCGACCTGGCGGTGGTGCTGCGCGCGGGCTCGCTCTCCGTGCCGGTGGTGATTGAAGAGGAGCGGACCATCGGCCCGGCCCTGGGACAAGATTCGATCGATCAAGGCGCCCTGGCCTGCGCGGTCGGTTTCGCGTTGATCCTGGTCTTCGCCGTGATCTACTACCGCATGTCCGGGGTGTACGCCGCGGTCGCACTGACGACCAACCTGGTTTTGTTGATCGGATTGATGTCGCTGTTCGAGGCGACGCTGACTCTGCCGGGAATCGCGGGTCTGGTGCTGACGGTGGGCATGGCGGTCGACGCCAACGTGATCATTTTCGAGCGCATTCGCGAAGAACTCAGGCTCGGCAAGAGCGTGCGCGCCGCGATTGCGAAGGGCTTCGAGAAAGCGCGCTGGACCATACTCGACGCAAACATTACGACCCTGGTCACGGCCTTGGTGCTGTTCGAATACGGCACCGGCCCCATCAAGGGATTCGCGGTGACACTCTCGATCGGAATCGTGACCAGCGTATTTGCGGCGCTGGTGGTGACGCGGCTGATGTTCGAGATCTACCCGGGGTCGCGGACTTCGATCGAGCTCTCGATCTAATGTCGCTCCTGGGCCATAGGCAAACCCTTTTGCGGAGGCACACGTGTCGTTCGAGCTGGTAAAACCGGGAACCAACATAGACTTCATTGGAAAGCGACGAATTTGCTTCGGACTTTCCGTCGGCATGATTTTGGCGTCCCTCATCGCGACCCAGACGATTGGGGTGAAGCTCGGAATCGACTTCGCCGGAGGCACTGAGATCCAGGTGCAATTCGATCCGGGGGTGATAGTCAGCGAAGGGCCGATCCGTGAGATTGTAAACGCGGTAGAGGGCATCGATGATCCGAGCGTCGTGCGCTACGGCGATGCAATCCAGAACGAATACCTGGTCAAGTTCAAGGGCGCGATCAAGGTTGGCGATGCCTCGGTGGGCAAAGACAAGGTCGAAATGATCCAGCAGGCCCTGAGCAGCGAAATCGGTCCGCTGACGGTACGGCGGGTGGAATTTGTCGGGCCGCGGGTAGGTGCTGAATTGCGCGACGACGGTCTGCAGGCGCTGTTCTGGGCGAGCGTCGTGGTGCTGATCTACATCGCGTTCCGCTTTAGCTCGCGCTTTGCACCGGGTGCAATCCTGGCCGTGCTCCACGACTTGCTGATCACCGCCGGGATCTTCGTCATGCTCGGTCTCGAGTTCGACCTGCGAATTCTGGCCGCCATGCTCGCGATCCTGGGCTACAGCCTGAACGACACGATCATTATCTACGATCGGGTGCGCGAGAATCTCGCGCTTCACACCAAGCACAACCTGGCGGAAGTTCTGAATCTGAGCATCAACCAGACGCTATCGCGCACCGTACTGACTTCCGGCACGACCTTGATGACGCTTGGGGCGCTCTATCTTCTCGGTGGAGAAGTCATTCGCCCATTCGCCTTCGCGATGATGCTGGGCGTGATCGTCGGGACGTATTCGTCGATTTACATCGCGTCGCCGACGCTTCTGTTGCTGGAAACCTGGTTTCAGGAATCCGACAAGTAGAAGCGCTAACCCTCGATTGACGCGAGAATTGGCACCGGACTTCCAGGCCGGGTTTCTCAGGCGCTTTTGCGCGCCTGCTCTTCCAGGGACGGGGGCCGCTTTGGATCTTGCGACTGTGCGGCGGCCACCGGTGTCTTCGTCATCGAGATGCCACCGTTCACGACGGCTCCTTCTTGAATCAGAAGTTTGGGTGCGCTGATGTCCCCTTCGACGATTGCGGAGGCCTGGACTTCAACCCGCTGACTGGCAGTGAGGTTGCCCGCGGTCTGCCCAATG
This sequence is a window from Myxococcales bacterium. Protein-coding genes within it:
- a CDS encoding methionine adenosyltransferase; this translates as MAARLFFTSESVSMGHPDKMCDQISDAVLDAFLAQDPHSRVACETATTTGVVLLLGEVTTNATVDLPALVRGVVHDIGYTSSEMGFDAATCAVQVALGKQSPDISQGVSEGEGLHKEQGAGDQGMMFGFACNETPELMPAPIRYAHRLIETLRGSLESGEISYLRPDAKSQVTVQYDDDDNPVRIDTVVISTQHDPDASHEQIRKDIIEQVIHPGLPSKMIDNDTIFHVNPTGRFVVGGPMGDAGLTGRKIIVDTYGGMGRHGGGAFSGKDPSKVDRSAAYASRYVAKNLVKAGVATRCEVQLAYAIGVAEPVSIRVDHFGTGSMNHSQLEQLVRKHFDLTPRGIDEALNLRRPIYRATSYHGHFGREDAGFPWEETDKAEAIANDL
- a CDS encoding SpoIID/LytB domain-containing protein, whose amino-acid sequence is MTLRRDALVVRFACAVVFALAGQGVAWAGSDDSRPVRVRIAEKQQRVSIVDAVGTTLWLVADRSDTITVNGKLAGPLWRSRDRAGIAGPFRLATRPGGEKFELRGHLEVHRSPAGLLVINEVSLENYVVGTLGGEMYASWEPAALQAQAVACRSYALYQIAAQQGGRFDLGADVLSQRYLGIRGESDAAWTAVRATTGVIIGYAGRPALAAFHSASGGRTASASEVWGTSIPYLRSLPVANEDNSPDTYWRATISGKTLGRALAQLGHEIGSIEDAVVVKRSPSGRVGKLRFRGTHGRATVTGRELRQLLGGTTIKSTRFEVRWDKGEMIFAGSGSGHGVGMSQWAAQAMAEEGADYREILGTFYPGTSLLTVEEQGRRFAILPVGAQSRVEQETIMHDDKHDEKKGDRPR
- the yajC gene encoding preprotein translocase subunit YajC produces the protein MNFYPTLPMEAAAAQGGSIPFFLPMILIGLIFYFLVIRPQNKKQKDHDAALKTAGKGDLVVSRGGLHGKVVSVGDDTFVIEVGTVKGSALKVTVDQRSIEKLTKAGAGVSDAKGKGGGGS
- the secD gene encoding protein translocase subunit SecD, which codes for MSSLNVRIVLVGALVLLFSFITASNFIDKEQRLASPFWPDNGLRLGLDLQGGIHWVVGVELDVAIQHELEFQRDGMANFLEEDGVVLTSKRLEEGRLILVAGSDEDAAKIRDYASKTGILNEEGSEGNELSFVLTDDWTREIRERTMAQVLEVLRRRIDDPVRGIPDSVVTRQGKDRVLVQIPGGQIDRGRAAKLLKSTGFLEFKIVLDSAGSEQALLEKYPNGLPEDQMIATETDAESNQVVVAYLVRKTPDLTGDYLVDARVGFDQRQRSLVNFTFNAEGGRIFGDLTEANIQKPLAIILDNNVYSAPMIQSRISMRGQITGRFTSQDAADLAVVLRAGSLSVPVVIEEERTIGPALGQDSIDQGALACAVGFALILVFAVIYYRMSGVYAAVALTTNLVLLIGLMSLFEATLTLPGIAGLVLTVGMAVDANVIIFERIREELRLGKSVRAAIAKGFEKARWTILDANITTLVTALVLFEYGTGPIKGFAVTLSIGIVTSVFAALVVTRLMFEIYPGSRTSIELSI
- the secF gene encoding protein translocase subunit SecF, translating into MSFELVKPGTNIDFIGKRRICFGLSVGMILASLIATQTIGVKLGIDFAGGTEIQVQFDPGVIVSEGPIREIVNAVEGIDDPSVVRYGDAIQNEYLVKFKGAIKVGDASVGKDKVEMIQQALSSEIGPLTVRRVEFVGPRVGAELRDDGLQALFWASVVVLIYIAFRFSSRFAPGAILAVLHDLLITAGIFVMLGLEFDLRILAAMLAILGYSLNDTIIIYDRVRENLALHTKHNLAEVLNLSINQTLSRTVLTSGTTLMTLGALYLLGGEVIRPFAFAMMLGVIVGTYSSIYIASPTLLLLETWFQESDK
- a CDS encoding polymer-forming cytoskeletal protein; the encoded protein is MATIGKSIVIKGDLSGDEDLIIEGKVDGRVQLPNNEITIGAEGRITADIEAKSIIVIGQTAGNLTASQRVEVQASAIVEGDISAPKLLIQEGAVVNGGISMTKTPVAAAQSQDPKRPPSLEEQARKSA